TTCTGATAGCCAGCTACACGCCATTCACAAGCGACTATGTCTCAAATGCGCACGAAATTAGACGTAGCACGGCGTACGATGTGATTTTGGAAGTGCTCGATAAGAAGCTCAGAATGTGCAGCTCCAGCGATACAGGAATGAATCTTTCGGTACTCGACATTATTATTGGAGAGATAGAGCAATCAGATGTACAAAAGGCATTGGTCAAAGCTCGCACGCGGATAAATTACGTGCCCTGGAGCTCATCGGCTATTCACATGGCTCTGGGGAAGAGGTCACCatttttgaacaaatcTCAAAAGCAGGTGAGCGGTTTGATGTTGGCAAACTCCACGTCCATCTTGAAGCTTCTTAGGAAGACCCTTAGCGAGTACGATCAACTGAAAAGCCGAGGAGCTTTTCTCAATAATTATAGCCGAGGAGAATACGAATTTGACCATGGAGATATCAGCATGGAATTTGACGAGGCCAGAGAAACCCTGAAGACCACCATGAACGAGTACCGCGACAGCGAAGAACTAAGCTATTTGGACGAAATTGATCCCGACGAAGATGCTGGTCAAATCACGGAATCTGCTCCGCGGGATGTGGACATGACATAGATGTAGTAATAAAAAATCGCCAATTTCCGAAAAGATATCTTATCGCAATTGTGCTTTTGATGTTCCCTGCTCATGAAACTCGTGATAGAAAAGAGTCAATAGAGCTCGATCATCTTGATGGGGAGCTCTCGGTGCTTGAAGAACGGCCAATTGGGTCTTCGTCAGCATTCCAGTCTCGGAACCCAAATTTAGGCAATAAATCATTTGAAGAGAATACCCAAGAAAATTCCCATGAATTATCCCATGAAGACACCAACGAAAGCATCTACTATCCAGACGGAGGCTTTAAGGCATACTCCGCGGTCTTTGCCTCGCTAATGGGGCTGATCTGCTCCTTTGGACTGATGAACTCCACAGGTGCGATCGAGTCGTatcttgaaaaaaatacacttAAAACGACTCCAACAACCACTATATCTTGGATCTTTGCTATTTACACCTTCCTGACTTTTGGTTGCAAtcttttttctggtgcGCTGTTTGACACCTTTGGAGCGAAGAAAGTGGCCATTCCAGGTGCCCTATTAGTCTGTGCCGGTCTCCTGGCAACGGCCAACTGCACACAAGTTTGGCAATTTATCCTGTCGTTTGGTGTTTGCTGTGGAGTGGGCTGTGCATTGCTTATGGCGCCGATGGTCAGCTGCATCGCTCACTTCTTCCGCAAAAAAAGAGGACTTGCTTTGGGCATTGCCATGCCCGGAGCCAGCATTGGAGGAGTTGTGTGGCCTCTGGTCTGTAATTACCTCTATCCCAAAATTGGTTTCACATGGACTATGAGAGTGCTGtcttttatttttattgGACTGCTGACTGTGAGTTGCCTGTTGATCGATGACCGTCTCGACGAAATCGATGGGGACTCAAAAAATCATAGTGCTTCGCAAGTTTGGGATAGGGTGAAACAGAGCATTGATTTCAAGACTCTCAAGGATCCTGTCTATTTACTACTTGTCGCAGGCCTTTTCATGAACGAGTTCTCACTAATCTTGTGCTTCACATACATTCCATCATACGCCCTAAATAACGGTTATTCCGAGTCGTTGTCACTGATTGCACTGACAGTGGTCAAtgctgctggtgtttttggaaggTACCTTCCTTCGCATCTTTCTGATAGTTATGGAAAGTTCAATCTAATGGTTGCGGTGTCCGCCATTCAAGCGCTTTCAATTCTGGTTTTCTGGCTACCATTTGGTCATATCAAACCcttatttttcattttctgtATCATATACGGCTTTGCTACGGCAGGAACGCTTGCATTGACTCCACTTTGCACGTCTCAAATCTCAAACCCTAGAGACTTCGGAAAAAGATACGGCACGGCATATTTCTTTGTCAGTTTCGGTAACCTGATCTGCATTCCTATTGGTATCGCAATCACAAATACTGCTGCTGGGTATAATGGTATGGTTGGTTTTGCAGGAGCAGGATCGTGCTCCGCTACTTTACTTTTTGTGCTTGCCCGCTACAAATTAGCGAAATTTAATATGAAAGTTGTGTGAGCGGTGCGTTATTTATACCCAAATACGTGCTTTACCTATTAACTAAAACCCTACAATGCTGCCTGTCGAGTATGTCAATATACTTGAATTGACACTCTTTAGGTCAGATGTGTCCCAAAAATTATCGCTGCTGTTGCGCCTGACAAGCCCTTTGCTTCTCCGGCGTCCGCCATCACTTGCTCGTATTCTGGTCCCCTCGGAAAAATTAGATATTATGCTTTCTTTGCGAGCCGCAACATAGGGGGCCATAGGTCCATCCTCTGTGTTTGATTTCTCTCCCTCATCTTCGCTTGCGTCATCGTCATCAAAGCGCTCAAACTGTGGCAGCAAGTCTGAAGTGATGAtgaggtttttcaaaaaatagGGTATGTATTTTTGAAGGCTTTTGTTGTTCATGAACTGATCCGGGTCCCGATTCTTGGCTGTATTCGTGTAAGCTTCGGTGATTGTCGCCATCGAAGTTGTTCTCGTTGGCGCCTGGCTAAACTGTGGTTTGACATATTTGGACTTAACGGTCCTCCTCAAAGAGCCAGAAAGCTTGACCAATATTTGCCTGAGCACTTTGAGTTCTTCCTTTGAATAGCTCTTCAGTACGCCGTCACCATAATGCGTCTCCATAACAGGTATTTGCTGTAGCCATATGTTCTGGTAGATATCTCCCGATCCAGTGTCGTCAATCCCCCAGGCCTTGATGAGCTCGATTGTGTCATCATCCAGTTCACTCTCGTCTCCAGCAAGATCCTTAAGAAGAATGGAAACCTGCTGTTTGCGCCAGTTATCGATTCGAGAGTTCAGATCCTCTTTTCTATAAGGTATGTCAAAATTAATATGTTCCTGGAGGTCTTCAATCAAAGAGTCATCATCGTCCCCTTCGTCTTGTACATCAACAAAACTCTCATCGTTGGCATCCCGTGTAGAGGTCTTCTCTAAAGAAGTGCTCAAAACGTCGTCGTAATAAGGGTCCTCTGCGGGCTTTCCCGTTTCTGAAGGGCCCGGAGAAAATAGGATCCATTCACTAGACGAATCTAGACCGCCGGAAGAAAAACTCTCGCGGTGTTGAGGGTCCACACCCTCTTGGCCCACATCGCTGATGTTGTAGGcatcgtcgtcttccaaGTTAGAGGCCCTTGAGGCGCGCGTCCTAAAGAAATCACCATTTTGCGTCTTGCCCCTAGAATTTCCAGAACGGAAGGGCAAAGAACCTAAGCGTGCTAAGTCCGTGTTCTGGTTAATCATCGGTGAACCCGCTGAGAGCAAAGAC
The sequence above is a segment of the Ogataea parapolymorpha DL-1 chromosome I, whole genome shotgun sequence genome. Coding sequences within it:
- a CDS encoding Conserved hypothetical membrane protein, which translates into the protein MFPAHETRDRKESIELDHLDGELSVLEERPIGSSSAFQSRNPNLGNKSFEENTQENSHELSHEDTNESIYYPDGGFKAYSAVFASLMGLICSFGLMNSTGAIESYLEKNTLKTTPTTTISWIFAIYTFLTFGCNLFSGALFDTFGAKKVAIPGALLVCAGLLATANCTQVWQFILSFGVCCGVGCALLMAPMVSCIAHFFRKKRGLALGIAMPGASIGGVVWPLVCNYLYPKIGFTWTMRVLSFIFIGLLTVSCLLIDDRLDEIDGDSKNHSASQVWDRVKQSIDFKTLKDPVYLLLVAGLFMNEFSLILCFTYIPSYALNNGYSESLSLIALTVVNAAGVFGRYLPSHLSDSYGKFNLMVAVSAIQALSILVFWLPFGHIKPLFFIFCIIYGFATAGTLALTPLCTSQISNPRDFGKRYGTAYFFVSFGNLICIPIGIAITNTAAGYNGMVGFAGAGSCSATLLFVLARYKLAKFNMKVV